In Pseudoduganella albidiflava, a single window of DNA contains:
- the cheB gene encoding chemotaxis-specific protein-glutamate methyltransferase CheB, with protein MKIGIANDVAMAAEALRRVIAGTKLHQVLWIARTGLEAVRMCAENRPDLVLMDLNMPELDGVEATRRIMAESPCAILVVTGRPQDSVNQVFRALGAGALDVTATPILIPGHDQGAAQLLAKLRTMEKLIRHSGGMHGLQPRPANGNGERVAPGVRSLVAIGASTGGPVAVARILAGWQAPPECSIVVVQHIDENFADHFAKWLGDQLTMPVRPIEDGDALMGGTVMIAKSNDHLVLDENHQLGYDAVPKDYAYRPSVDVFFRCVAQHWREDAVGILLTGMGRDGGEGLLAMRRAGKTTVAQDQATSAVYGMPRAAAELDAAQLVLPLDKIGPFLRNTTGGKP; from the coding sequence ATGAAGATCGGCATCGCCAACGATGTCGCGATGGCGGCGGAAGCGCTGCGCCGCGTGATTGCCGGCACCAAGCTGCACCAGGTGCTGTGGATCGCCCGCACCGGCCTGGAAGCGGTGCGCATGTGCGCCGAGAACCGGCCCGACCTGGTGCTGATGGACTTGAACATGCCGGAACTCGATGGCGTGGAAGCCACCCGGCGCATCATGGCCGAATCGCCGTGCGCGATCCTGGTGGTCACCGGCCGCCCGCAAGACAGTGTCAACCAGGTCTTCCGCGCGCTCGGCGCCGGCGCGCTGGACGTGACGGCCACGCCGATCCTGATCCCCGGCCACGACCAGGGCGCGGCCCAGTTGCTGGCCAAGCTGCGTACGATGGAAAAGCTGATCCGGCACAGCGGCGGCATGCACGGCCTGCAGCCGCGCCCGGCCAACGGCAATGGCGAGCGGGTGGCGCCGGGCGTGCGCTCGCTGGTGGCGATCGGCGCCTCCACCGGCGGGCCGGTGGCCGTGGCGCGCATCCTGGCCGGCTGGCAAGCCCCGCCGGAATGCTCGATCGTGGTGGTGCAGCATATCGATGAAAACTTCGCCGACCACTTCGCCAAATGGCTGGGCGACCAGCTGACGATGCCGGTGCGCCCGATCGAAGACGGCGATGCCCTGATGGGCGGCACGGTGATGATAGCTAAAAGCAATGACCATCTGGTGCTGGATGAAAATCACCAACTAGGTTACGATGCTGTGCCGAAAGATTATGCCTACCGGCCCTCGGTCGACGTATTCTTCCGTTGCGTGGCGCAACACTGGCGCGAGGATGCGGTAGGCATCCTGCTGACCGGCATGGGCCGCGACGGTGGCGAAGGCTTGCTGGCCATGCGCCGCGCCGGCAAGACCACGGTCGCGCAGGACCAGGCGACCAGCGCCGTGTACGGCATGCCGCGCGCGGCCGCCGAACTCGATGCGGCGCAGCTGGTGCTGCCGCTGGATAAAATCGGCCCGTTTTTACGCAATACCACTGGAGGCAAACCCTAG
- a CDS encoding diguanylate cyclase domain-containing protein, with the protein MSQASTAGAEPEFALTNFRVRVLLVDDQLLVVEAVRRMLADQADIEFHFVTDPATAVDCAKRLQPTVILQDLVMPGWDGFDLIQRYRACLQLEHVPVIVLSSREEAASKAHGFAVGANDYLVKLPDRLELLARVRYHSSAHISRLQRDEAFRFLRESQKHLAEANIELQKLAALDSLTGIANRRRFDEMLHSEWQRGQRERRPLSLLLCDIDCFKMYNDTFGHLAGDLCLKKAAAVMTACLKRPADLAARYGGEEFALVLPDTDAAGARTVAEECLRALAELNIENPQASHRIVTMSIGVATLVPAAGKSPAELVEGADRALYAAKDGGRNRATSAVAQAVQTNTGSGSSNTP; encoded by the coding sequence ATGTCCCAGGCCTCCACCGCTGGCGCGGAACCGGAATTTGCCCTCACCAATTTCAGGGTGCGCGTGCTGCTCGTCGATGACCAGTTGCTGGTCGTGGAAGCGGTGCGCCGCATGCTGGCCGACCAGGCCGACATCGAATTTCATTTCGTGACCGACCCGGCGACCGCCGTGGACTGCGCCAAGCGCCTGCAACCGACCGTGATCCTGCAAGACCTGGTGATGCCGGGCTGGGATGGCTTCGACCTGATCCAGCGCTACCGCGCCTGCCTGCAGCTCGAGCACGTGCCGGTGATCGTGCTGTCCTCCCGCGAAGAGGCCGCCTCGAAGGCGCATGGCTTCGCGGTCGGCGCCAACGACTACCTGGTGAAGCTGCCGGACCGGCTGGAACTGCTGGCCCGCGTGCGCTATCACTCGAGCGCCCATATCAGCCGCCTGCAGCGCGACGAAGCATTCCGCTTCCTGCGCGAGAGCCAGAAACACCTGGCCGAGGCCAATATCGAGTTGCAGAAGCTGGCCGCGCTGGACAGCCTGACCGGCATCGCCAACCGCCGCCGTTTCGATGAAATGCTGCACAGCGAATGGCAGCGCGGCCAGCGCGAACGGCGCCCGCTGTCGCTGCTGCTGTGCGATATCGACTGCTTCAAGATGTACAACGACACCTTCGGCCACCTGGCGGGCGACCTGTGCCTGAAGAAGGCGGCCGCCGTGATGACGGCCTGCCTGAAACGCCCGGCCGACCTGGCGGCCCGCTACGGCGGCGAGGAATTCGCGCTGGTGCTGCCCGATACGGATGCAGCGGGGGCACGCACCGTGGCGGAAGAATGCCTGCGCGCGCTGGCCGAACTGAACATCGAGAATCCCCAGGCGTCGCACCGCATCGTGACGATGTCGATCGGCGTGGCCACGCTGGTGCCGGCCGCCGGCAAGTCGCCGGCCGAACTGGTGGAGGGCGCCGACCGCGCGCTGTACGCCGCCAAGGATGGCGGGCGCAACCGTGCCACCAGCGCCGTCGCGCAGGCGGTTCAGACGAACACGGGTTCCGGTTCCAGCAACACGCCGTAG
- the murB gene encoding UDP-N-acetylmuramate dehydrogenase — MHSEPTLQHDFSLRHLNTFGIDARARHYVRITAADQLAALLGEPRLAALPRLVLGGGSNLLLTGDFDGLVLHMASSGREVVGETADHVLVRAQAGENWHAFVEWTLAQGFGGLENLALIPGTVGAAPIQNIGAYGLETKDVFHSLTAFDPATGALATLDGPACRFAYRDSIFKHEAGRGLIIVDVTFALPRAWRPNLRYAELANELANELANELADAGGKEAANAVANAVANEQANAAAGQGGAQPTPRQVADAVIAIRRRKLPDPAVIGNAGSFFKNPVVGAEQCAALLERHPALVHHRQEDGTVKLAAGWLIDQCGWKGKQLGAAGVYPKQALVLVNHGGASGADVQRLARAIQADVQARYGVLLEPEPVFV; from the coding sequence ATGCATTCCGAACCCACCCTGCAGCACGATTTTTCCCTGCGCCACCTGAACACTTTCGGCATCGATGCGCGCGCCCGGCATTATGTGCGCATCACGGCGGCGGACCAGCTGGCGGCGCTGCTCGGCGAGCCGCGCCTGGCCGCGCTGCCCCGGCTGGTGCTGGGCGGCGGCAGCAACCTGCTGCTGACGGGCGACTTCGATGGCCTGGTACTGCACATGGCCAGCAGCGGGCGCGAGGTCGTCGGCGAAACCGCGGACCACGTGCTGGTGCGCGCGCAGGCTGGCGAAAACTGGCACGCGTTCGTGGAATGGACGCTGGCGCAGGGCTTCGGCGGCCTGGAAAACCTGGCGCTGATTCCCGGTACCGTGGGCGCCGCGCCGATCCAGAACATCGGCGCCTACGGCCTGGAAACAAAAGACGTGTTCCACAGCCTCACGGCCTTCGATCCCGCCACCGGCGCGCTGGCCACGCTGGATGGCCCGGCCTGCCGCTTCGCCTACCGCGACAGCATCTTCAAGCACGAGGCCGGCCGCGGCCTGATCATCGTCGATGTCACGTTCGCGCTGCCGCGCGCGTGGCGGCCGAATTTGCGCTATGCCGAGCTGGCCAATGAGCTGGCCAATGAGCTGGCCAATGAGCTGGCCGATGCGGGGGGCAAGGAAGCGGCCAATGCGGTGGCCAATGCGGTGGCCAATGAGCAGGCGAACGCGGCGGCGGGGCAGGGCGGCGCGCAACCCACCCCGCGCCAGGTGGCCGATGCGGTCATTGCGATCCGGCGCCGCAAGCTGCCGGACCCGGCCGTGATCGGCAATGCCGGCAGTTTCTTCAAGAATCCCGTGGTCGGCGCGGAACAGTGCGCCGCCCTGCTGGAGCGCCACCCCGCGCTGGTACACCACCGGCAAGAGGATGGCACCGTGAAGCTGGCCGCGGGCTGGCTGATCGACCAGTGCGGCTGGAAGGGAAAACAGCTGGGTGCGGCCGGCGTGTACCCGAAGCAGGCGCTGGTACTGGTCAACCATGGCGGTGCCAGCGGGGCCGACGTGCAGCGCCTGGCCCGGGCCATCCAGGCCGACGTGCAGGCGCGCTACGGCGTGTTGCTGGAACCGGAACCCGTGTTCGTCTGA
- a CDS encoding YajQ family cyclic di-GMP-binding protein codes for MPSFDVVSEADMIEVRNAVDQSNKEITTRFDFKGSDARVEQKENDLTAFADSDFQLNQVKDVLTNKLAKRKVDVRFLDEGKVEKIGGDKVKQVIKVKNGLDTETAKKITKVIKEAKMKVQASIQGESVRVTGAKRDDLQAAMALLRKEVADTPLEFNNFRD; via the coding sequence ATGCCATCGTTTGACGTCGTCTCCGAAGCGGACATGATCGAGGTACGCAATGCCGTCGACCAGTCCAACAAGGAGATCACCACCCGCTTCGACTTCAAGGGCAGCGACGCACGCGTGGAACAGAAGGAAAACGACCTGACCGCGTTCGCCGATTCCGATTTCCAGCTGAACCAGGTGAAGGACGTGCTGACCAACAAGCTGGCCAAGCGCAAGGTCGACGTGCGCTTCCTGGACGAAGGCAAGGTCGAGAAGATCGGCGGCGACAAGGTCAAGCAGGTGATCAAGGTGAAGAACGGCCTCGATACCGAAACGGCCAAGAAGATCACCAAGGTGATCAAGGAAGCCAAGATGAAGGTACAGGCCAGTATCCAGGGCGAATCGGTGCGCGTCACGGGCGCCAAGCGCGACGACCTGCAGGCCGCGATGGCGCTGCTGCGCAAGGAAGTGGCCGATACGCCGCTCGAGTTCAACAACTTCCGCGATTGA
- a CDS encoding nitronate monooxygenase, which yields MKRVDDFRLRFGDKEYVPIMIGGMGVDISTAGLALEAARLGGIGHISDAMVEDVSDRRFDTSFVKEKTKLYKFNINNMDKAVVQFDLERLAEAQRLHIGRTMEAKKGPGLIFVNCMEKLTMNGPRETLRVRLNAALDAGIDGITLSAGLHFNSFGLMADHPRFREAKLGIIVSSVRALQIFLRKNAKLDRLPDFVIVEGPLAGGHLGFGLEDWQDYDLHTITAEVLAYLKGENLEIPVIAAGGIFTGSDAVSFLEMGAAGVQVATRFTITKECGLPDKVKQEYAKASEEDVIVNGVSPTGYPMRMLRNTPAIGANTRPGCESYGYLLDANGNCSYINSYNREVMANGGSDKGVKVMDKTCLCTHMRNFNCWTCGHYTYRLKDTTHKLANGDYQLLTAEHVFRDYQFSTDNAIALPEREEAQAA from the coding sequence ATGAAACGTGTCGATGATTTTCGCCTGCGGTTCGGCGACAAAGAGTATGTACCCATCATGATCGGCGGCATGGGCGTGGACATTTCCACGGCCGGGCTGGCGCTGGAGGCTGCCCGCCTGGGCGGCATCGGTCATATTTCCGATGCGATGGTCGAAGACGTTTCCGACCGCCGCTTCGATACCAGCTTCGTCAAGGAAAAGACCAAGCTGTACAAGTTCAACATCAATAACATGGACAAGGCGGTGGTGCAGTTCGACCTGGAACGCCTGGCCGAAGCGCAGCGCCTGCACATCGGCAGGACCATGGAAGCGAAGAAGGGTCCCGGCCTGATCTTTGTGAACTGCATGGAAAAGCTGACGATGAACGGGCCGCGCGAAACGCTGCGCGTGCGCCTGAACGCGGCGCTGGACGCCGGCATCGATGGCATCACGCTGTCCGCCGGCCTGCACTTCAATTCGTTCGGCCTGATGGCGGATCACCCGCGCTTCCGCGAAGCCAAGCTGGGCATCATCGTATCGTCGGTGCGCGCGCTGCAGATCTTCCTGCGCAAGAACGCCAAACTGGACCGCCTGCCCGATTTCGTCATCGTCGAAGGCCCGCTGGCCGGCGGCCACCTCGGCTTCGGCCTGGAAGACTGGCAGGACTACGACCTGCACACCATCACCGCCGAGGTGCTGGCGTACCTGAAGGGCGAGAACCTGGAGATCCCCGTGATCGCCGCCGGCGGCATCTTCACCGGCAGCGACGCCGTGTCGTTCCTCGAGATGGGCGCGGCCGGCGTGCAGGTGGCCACGCGCTTCACCATCACCAAGGAATGCGGCCTGCCGGACAAGGTGAAGCAGGAATACGCCAAGGCTTCCGAGGAAGACGTGATCGTCAACGGCGTCTCCCCTACCGGCTACCCGATGCGCATGCTGCGCAACACGCCGGCGATCGGCGCCAACACGCGCCCGGGCTGCGAATCCTACGGCTATCTGCTGGACGCCAACGGCAACTGCTCGTACATCAATTCGTACAACCGCGAAGTGATGGCCAACGGCGGCAGCGACAAGGGCGTGAAGGTGATGGACAAGACCTGCCTGTGCACGCACATGCGCAACTTCAATTGCTGGACTTGCGGCCACTACACGTACCGGCTGAAGGACACCACGCACAAGCTGGCCAATGGCGACTACCAGCTGCTCACCGCCGAACACGTGTTCCGCGACTACCAGTTCAGCACCGACAACGCCATCGCGCTGCCGGAACGCGAGGAAGCCCAGGCGGCGTAA
- a CDS encoding IS1595 family transposase codes for MGAADVQVLIEALIQRQLSEDQVALLQRFVASVEQPGQCLRLIEEAAGKPQCPHCGCEKSHRCGQASGLQRYRCVTCRRSFNALTGTPLARLRLRDKWLQYLQCLIESTPVRSAAMRVAVAKSTSFRWRHRFIAALLRAPRPQLSGIVEADETYLLESQKGSRHLDRPPRKRGGKASRRGISNELDCILVARDRNRQTCDFVTGRGPVSASQLVKHLKPVLAPDVLLVTDAAKAYQAFAKQAGITHEAINVRAGIRARGALHIQGVNGWHGRFKTWLRRFNGVASRYLENYTGWRCVLDADVLTTPRQWLHIAVAPT; via the coding sequence ATGGGCGCAGCGGATGTTCAGGTATTGATCGAAGCGTTGATCCAGCGACAGCTTTCAGAAGACCAGGTCGCGTTGCTGCAGCGCTTCGTGGCCAGCGTCGAGCAACCAGGGCAGTGCCTTCGCCTGATCGAGGAAGCCGCCGGAAAACCGCAATGTCCCCATTGCGGCTGCGAGAAGTCTCACCGTTGCGGACAGGCCAGTGGCTTGCAGCGCTATCGCTGCGTAACATGCCGGCGCAGCTTCAATGCCCTGACCGGCACACCGCTTGCCCGTCTGCGCCTGCGCGACAAGTGGCTGCAATACCTGCAATGCCTGATCGAGTCGACTCCCGTGCGGTCTGCAGCCATGCGCGTCGCGGTGGCCAAGTCGACCAGCTTTCGATGGCGTCACCGGTTTATCGCCGCGTTGCTCCGGGCGCCCCGTCCGCAGTTGTCTGGCATCGTTGAGGCCGACGAGACCTACCTTCTGGAATCACAAAAAGGCTCGCGCCACCTGGACCGTCCGCCCCGCAAACGCGGCGGCAAAGCCAGCCGGCGCGGCATCAGCAACGAGCTGGACTGCATCCTCGTTGCCCGCGACCGCAACCGGCAAACCTGTGACTTCGTCACGGGTCGCGGCCCGGTGAGCGCCAGCCAGCTGGTGAAACACCTGAAGCCTGTGCTGGCGCCCGACGTGCTGCTCGTGACCGATGCCGCCAAGGCGTACCAGGCATTTGCGAAGCAGGCCGGCATCACGCACGAAGCGATCAACGTGCGTGCCGGCATCCGTGCACGCGGCGCACTCCATATCCAGGGTGTCAATGGATGGCATGGCCGCTTCAAGACCTGGCTGCGGCGATTCAATGGTGTTGCCAGCCGCTACCTGGAAAATTACACCGGCTGGCGATGTGTGCTCGATGCCGACGTGCTGACGACACCGCGGCAATGGTTGCACATTGCTGTGGCGCCAACCTAG
- a CDS encoding DUF3482 domain-containing protein: MSTTIQLALISHTNNGKTTLARTLLGMDVGEVRDAAHVTVLNEAHTLQATEGGDRLVLWDTPGFGDSVRLMKRLAMAGNPIGWFLREVIDRYRDRPFWLSQQALRAARDDADIVLYLVNSAERPEDAGYLPSEMRILEWLDKPVLVLLNQMGPPRPAPEEAAEQLRWREHMRQYGAVRDVLALDAFARCWVHEHVFYEALGRLVPEEKRPAHGRLLAAWEAQNAQRFHQSMAVLAQQLHDAARDRQLVETADKSMLGSALKLVGIGKGDDRKRQERAMNTLVARLNLGIGQATVGLLSLHRLDASAATTINARVSNNFVVKAPVEKGQAALLGAIVSGAATGLSADLAAGGLTLGTGALLGGVIGALTFAGAAWGFNAGTDRNTPSIALSDDFLRTLLVTNVLRYLAVAHFGRGRGNFVESEAPAFWQDEVEQAVALRESEVAGLWRALREQEEPDITAATALLVAIARQVLARLYPGAPVSG, from the coding sequence ATGAGCACGACGATCCAGCTGGCCCTGATCTCGCATACGAACAATGGCAAGACCACGCTGGCCCGTACGCTGCTGGGCATGGACGTGGGCGAAGTGCGCGATGCGGCGCATGTGACGGTGCTGAACGAAGCGCACACCCTGCAGGCCACCGAAGGAGGCGATCGCCTGGTGCTGTGGGATACGCCCGGCTTCGGCGACTCGGTGCGGCTGATGAAGCGCCTGGCGATGGCCGGCAACCCGATCGGCTGGTTCCTGCGCGAAGTGATCGACCGCTACCGGGACCGGCCGTTCTGGCTCAGCCAGCAGGCGCTGCGCGCCGCGCGCGACGACGCCGACATCGTGCTGTACCTGGTCAACTCCGCCGAGCGGCCCGAGGATGCCGGCTACCTGCCATCGGAAATGCGCATCCTCGAGTGGCTGGACAAGCCGGTGCTGGTCTTGCTCAACCAGATGGGGCCACCGCGGCCGGCACCGGAAGAGGCGGCCGAACAGCTGCGCTGGCGCGAGCACATGCGCCAGTACGGCGCGGTGCGCGATGTGCTGGCGCTCGATGCGTTTGCCCGCTGCTGGGTGCACGAGCACGTGTTCTACGAAGCGCTGGGCCGGCTCGTGCCGGAGGAGAAGCGGCCCGCGCACGGCCGCCTGCTGGCCGCCTGGGAAGCGCAGAATGCGCAGCGCTTCCACCAGTCGATGGCCGTGCTCGCGCAGCAGCTGCACGATGCGGCGCGCGACCGCCAGCTGGTCGAAACGGCCGACAAGAGCATGCTCGGTTCCGCCCTCAAGCTGGTCGGCATCGGCAAGGGCGATGACCGCAAGCGGCAGGAACGGGCCATGAACACGCTGGTGGCGCGCCTCAACCTGGGCATCGGCCAGGCCACCGTGGGCCTGCTGTCGCTGCACCGGCTCGATGCCAGCGCGGCCACCACGATCAATGCCCGCGTCAGCAACAACTTCGTCGTCAAGGCGCCCGTCGAAAAGGGCCAGGCCGCGCTGCTGGGGGCGATCGTGTCCGGCGCCGCGACCGGCCTGTCCGCCGACCTGGCCGCCGGCGGCCTCACGCTGGGCACGGGCGCGCTGCTGGGCGGCGTGATCGGCGCGCTCACGTTCGCCGGCGCCGCCTGGGGCTTCAATGCCGGCACCGACCGCAACACGCCATCGATCGCGCTGTCCGACGACTTCCTGCGCACGCTGCTGGTCACCAACGTGCTGCGCTACCTGGCCGTGGCGCACTTCGGGCGCGGGCGCGGCAACTTCGTCGAAAGCGAGGCGCCGGCGTTCTGGCAGGACGAGGTGGAACAGGCCGTGGCGCTGCGCGAGAGCGAGGTGGCCGGCCTGTGGCGTGCCCTGCGCGAACAGGAGGAGCCGGACATCACCGCTGCCACGGCATTGCTGGTCGCGATCGCCCGGCAGGTGCTGGCGCGCCTGTATCCCGGCGCGCCGGTTTCGGGCTGA
- a CDS encoding DUF2868 domain-containing protein has translation MNEELARSVVLVRAIETTDQKREILSDDDRRYANRTARELAQWQASETKGPATSEHFLQQRSEQVIKKLSQRHPAFAAFAKRAPGLHATAWLLPLLALVLGGALDRITDPHRVDLLSAPLLAIVGWNLLVYLVMLVWLCIPKAGTTRVRAAWIRHLSVGKGAMPRKMPHALSSGLYAFMADWALLSARLNGARLSRTMHLSAALFAVGALASLYARGMLSQYGAGWESTFLNAAQVHDVLAILFWPAITVFGLQGFTLADVQALHFAAGRPAAAVDGARWVHLYAATLLLLVVLPRLVFAGFAAARAAMLKRRFPLDLDQPYFRQLNDAAGGEAGMLRVLPYSFTVDEARSRGLEAVAAQLLGERARVRLLPPVAYGADPAAILRTIDHPRDPGVTSTALLFSLAATPEKEAHGAFIAQAAGTLAQRVVVLLDESAFSSRTPDPQRVRDRVELWREFCVFHGAEPTIVNLLAPPAPAKGEGA, from the coding sequence ATGAACGAAGAGCTGGCTCGCAGCGTGGTCCTGGTGCGCGCGATCGAGACCACCGACCAGAAGCGCGAAATCCTCAGCGACGACGATCGCCGCTATGCCAACCGCACCGCCCGCGAACTGGCCCAGTGGCAGGCGTCGGAAACCAAAGGACCGGCCACCTCCGAGCATTTCCTGCAGCAGCGTTCCGAACAGGTCATCAAGAAGCTGTCCCAGCGCCATCCGGCGTTCGCCGCGTTCGCGAAGCGCGCGCCCGGCCTGCACGCCACCGCCTGGCTGCTGCCCTTGCTGGCCCTGGTGCTCGGCGGAGCGCTGGACCGGATCACCGATCCGCACCGGGTCGACCTGCTGTCCGCACCGCTGCTGGCGATCGTCGGCTGGAACCTGCTCGTGTACCTGGTGATGCTGGTGTGGCTGTGCATACCAAAGGCCGGTACCACGCGCGTGCGTGCCGCATGGATTCGCCACCTGTCGGTGGGCAAGGGCGCGATGCCGCGCAAGATGCCCCACGCGCTGTCGTCCGGCCTGTACGCGTTCATGGCCGACTGGGCGCTGCTGAGCGCGCGCCTGAACGGAGCGCGCCTGTCGCGCACGATGCACCTCTCCGCCGCGCTGTTCGCCGTGGGGGCGCTGGCATCGCTGTATGCGCGCGGCATGCTGTCGCAATACGGCGCCGGCTGGGAAAGCACGTTCCTGAACGCCGCACAGGTCCATGACGTGCTGGCGATCCTGTTCTGGCCGGCGATCACCGTGTTCGGCCTGCAGGGTTTCACGCTGGCCGATGTGCAGGCGCTGCATTTCGCGGCGGGCAGGCCTGCCGCGGCGGTGGATGGCGCCCGCTGGGTGCACCTGTATGCCGCGACCTTGCTGCTGCTGGTCGTCCTGCCCCGTCTCGTGTTTGCCGGGTTCGCGGCCGCCAGGGCGGCGATGCTGAAGCGCCGCTTCCCGCTCGATCTCGACCAGCCCTATTTCCGCCAGTTGAACGATGCCGCCGGCGGCGAGGCGGGCATGCTGCGCGTGCTGCCTTACAGCTTCACGGTGGACGAAGCGCGCAGCCGCGGCCTGGAAGCGGTGGCGGCGCAGCTGCTGGGCGAGCGCGCCCGCGTGCGCCTGCTGCCACCGGTTGCCTACGGTGCCGACCCCGCGGCCATCCTGCGCACTATCGATCACCCCCGCGATCCCGGCGTCACGTCGACGGCCCTGCTGTTCAGCCTGGCCGCCACGCCCGAGAAGGAAGCCCATGGGGCGTTCATCGCCCAGGCCGCGGGGACGCTGGCGCAGCGGGTCGTCGTGCTGCTCGACGAATCCGCCTTCAGCAGCCGCACGCCCGATCCGCAACGCGTGCGCGACCGGGTGGAACTGTGGCGCGAGTTCTGCGTGTTCCACGGCGCCGAGCCCACCATCGTCAACCTGCTTGCGCCGCCGGCGCCGGCCAAGGGGGAGGGCGCATGA